In Neoarius graeffei isolate fNeoGra1 chromosome 17, fNeoGra1.pri, whole genome shotgun sequence, a single window of DNA contains:
- the LOC132864603 gene encoding TLC domain-containing protein 1-like, with protein MDGILLMVDQNPVFSVLLFSLVFRVVHHLLRKLPLPKVVEHDELRSWKWRNLSVSLVHSLLTGPWAITCVCLWPEMLSSMHSFSTPVCHLLVSVSAGYFVQDAGDIIFSGHSIGSWEFLLHHFLVLWCFLYNLYTKRYVAGAVVALLVEVNSMTLHARLLLKLAGAQGSRLYHANKFLNLFTYVTFRLGAQFYITYYIIINFSLLQHGSYFLLTVLLMDTMILIYFYRLLRADFCPRGKGHVIQNGTHRRSSSQLFDD; from the exons ATGGATGGAATATTGTTGATGGTGGACCAGAACCCTGttttctctgtgttgttgttctCTCTTGTGTTCAGGGTGGTCCATCACCTCCTGAGGAAGCTGCCCCTGCCTAAAGTAGTAGAGCATGATGAGCTTCGCTCCTGGAAGTGGAGAAACCTCAGTGTGTCTCTAGTTCATTCACTGCTCACTGGCCCATGGGCCATCACCTG TGTGTGCCTATGGCCAGAGATGCTGAGTAGCATGCATTCTTTTTCCACACCAGTCTGCCACCTGCTTGTGAGTGTTTCAGCAG GTTACTTTGTGCAAGATGCTGGTGACATCATATTTTCAGGACATTCCATAGGATCATGGGAGTTCCTGCTCCATCACTTCTTG GTGTTGTGGTGCTTCCTGTACAATCTGTACACCAAGCGCTATGTAGCTGGAGCAGTGGTTGCCCTCCTGGTGGAAGTGAACAGCATGACCCTCCATGCACGGCTGCTGCTGAAACTGGCAGGAGCTCAGGGGTCACGTCTATACCATGCTAACAAGTTCCTCAACCTCTTCACATATGTCACCTTCCGCCTGGGTGCCCAGTTTTACATAACCTATTACATCATCATCAACTTCTCTTTGCTGCAACATGGCAGCTACTTCCTGCTCACCGTACTCCTCATGGACACCATGATACTCATCTACTTCTACCGATTGCTCAGGGCTGACTTTTGCCCCAGAGGAAAGGGCCATGTCATACAGAATGGCACTCACCGCAGAAGTTCCTCTCAGCTCTTTGATGACTGA